Proteins found in one Plasmodium coatneyi strain Hackeri chromosome 10, complete sequence genomic segment:
- a CDS encoding G10 protein: protein MPRIRTMNSRKPPEGWSKVESFLDEMNKKMRSLENEDTSKKRKSEILWPIFQINHQTSRYIYELYYKRKEISRELYDYLVQEKYVDGALISKWRKQGYENLCCLKCIQVSDSNFSNTCICRVPKSNLGDRVLQCVNCGCRGCSSGDK from the exons ATGCCGCGCATCAGGACGATGAATTCAAGGAAGCCACCCGAGGGGTGGAGTAAAGTCGAATCCTTTTTAGatgaaatgaacaaaaaaatgcgcagCTTGGAAAACGAAGATACTtctaagaaaaggaaaagtgaaatTTTGTGGCCCATATTTCAAATCAACCACCAAACGTCTCGCTACATATACGAGTTGTACTACAAGCGGAAGGAAATATCAA GAGAACTGTACGACTACCTGGTGCAAGAGAAATACGTGGACGGCGCGCTCATATCAAAGTGGAGGAAGCAGGGGTATGAAAACCTGTGCTGCCTCAAGTGCATCCAGGTATCAGACAGCAACTTCAGCAACACCTGCATCTGTAGAGTGCCCAAAAGTAATCTGGGCGATCGG GTTTTGCAGTGTGTAAATTGTGGATGCAGGGGATGCTCTAGCGGGGATAAATGA
- a CDS encoding HesB-family member protein, producing MIARALPLLFLLAARITMATTKVLHLSRCTSYLAPPHQLANNRHTHGSRFRGRHVDRLRLLDESVKNNEHIIKLTDNAQKKIKQLVAEAETETLILKLSVKNGGCKGLKYQMNPIRKDEIEADDYVQQFEELKFILSIDATSVIYIYNNILDYSYDLMNGGFKFINPNATKKCGCGKSFNV from the exons ATGATCGCGCGAGCTCTCCCACTTTTGTTTCTCCTAGCAGCAAGGATAACAATGGCAACGACAAAGGTCTTGCACCTATCTAGGTGTACCTCTTATTTGGCGCCTCCGCACCAACTGGCCAATAATAGGCACACACATGGCAGTAGGTTCCGCGGGCGGCATGTGGACAGACTAAGGCTCCTAGACGAATCAGTTAAAA ACAACGAGCACATAATCAAGTTAACGGACAACGCACAAAAGAAAATCAAA CAACTGGTAGCAGAAGCTGAAACAGAAACTCTAATACTGAAGCTgtctgtaaaaaatggaggctGCAAAGGGTTGAAGTACCAAATGAATCCCATCAGGAAG GACGAAATCGAGGCAGATGACTATGTGCAGCAGTTCGAAGAATTAAAGTTCATTCTGTCCATTGATGCAACTAGCGTTATTTACATTTACAACAATATACTGGATTACAGCTACGACTTAATGAATGGTGGATTTAA GTTTATAAATCCAAATGCCACTAAAAAGTGTGGCTGCGGGAAGTCATTTAATGTTTAG
- a CDS encoding 50S ribosomal protein L17, with protein sequence MKIAVLFFFLWKNLLAYVLKQNMSGEGILNRSSFRTVLHNRSNSLLAHTNKNFRKLSRDKAQRRALLRALTTSLLRHGKIVTTEAKAKEARRKVDRIITFAKKHNDNRQYAYRLIANYVYDRELALNVVKQAPVRYKERNGGYTRIKLLPKSRKGDAARMATLELV encoded by the exons atgaagaTTGCCgtattgttcttttttctgtggAAGAATTTGCTGGCTTATGTGTTAAAGCAGAATATGTCAGGAGAAGGTATACTAAATAGAAGCAGCTTCAGAACGGTTTTGCATAATAGAAGTAACTCACTCCTGGCACATACCAACAAGAATTTCAGGAAATTGAGTAGAGACAAAGCGCAAAGGAGAGCCCTGCTTAGAGCCCTAACCACCAGT CTTCTCAGGCACGGTAAAATTGTAACAACCGAGGCCAAGGCAAAGGAGGCCCGAAGGAAGGTGGATAGGATAATAACCTTTGCAAAGAAGCATAACGATAACAGGCAATATGCGTACCGTCTAATTGCAAATTACGTCTACGACAGGGAATTGGCTCTCAACGTTGTTAAGCAG GCGCCAGTCCGATATAAAGAACGGAACGGGGGATACACAAGAATAAAACTATTACCGAAGAGCCGAAAGGGAGATGCGGCAAGGATGGCCACGTTGGAACTTGTGTAG